CAACGTCCGCCATCGACTTCCAGACAGACGCCGGTGATGAAGGCGGCCTCGTCGCTTGCGAGATAGAGGCACGCGTTGGCGATGTCCTGCGGCGTGGAGAAGCGCCCGAGCGGAATCCCGGCGAGGAACTTGGCGCGGTTCTCCGGCGTGTTGGGCACCCCCATGAACTCGGCCGTGAGGCCCGTGTCGCCGATGACCGGATTCACGCAGTTCACGCGAATGTTGTGCGGGCCGAACTCGGCGGCCATGGCCTTGCTGGCCGTGATCACGGCGCCCTTGCTGCCGTTGTACCAGACGAGGCCCGGGCGCGGACGCACGCCGGCCGTCGAGGCGATGTTGATCATCACGCCGCCGCCGCGTTGCAGGAAGTACGGCATGACGGCGCGCGCGCTCCAGAAGATGCCTTTGACGTTGACCGCATAGACACGGTCGAACTCGGCTTCGGTCACCTCGAGCAGAGGCTTGTTGCGGTGTGTGGTGCCCGCGTTGTTGACCACGATGTCGAGATGGCCGAAACGCGTGACGGCTTCGTCGAGCAGGGTGACGTGGTCTTCTTCGCGCGAGACGTCGCCGTGGACGAACGAGGCGCGTCCGCCCGCGTCGGCGATTTCCGCGGCCACGCGCTCGCCCGCCGAACGGTTCAGATCGTTCACGATGACGGCCGCGCCTTCGCGCGCGAACGTTCTGGCGATGCCTTCCCCGAAGCCCGAACCGGCGCCCGTGACGATGGCGACCTTCTCTTGCAAACGCATGCGTTGTCTCCCGAGTCGTTATGTCGTGGCAAAGCAGGGGCTTCGCCATCGTGGGCTCAGCCGTGCCGGATGGCGACCGTCTTGAGCGTGGTGAATCCGTAAAGCGCTTCGAAGCCTTTCTCGCGCCCGTGGCCCGAGTGCTTCATGCCACCGAAGGGAAGTTCCACGCCGCCGCCGGCGCCGTAGTTGTTGATGAAGACCTGGCCGGCGCGAATCGAGCGGGCCAGACGCATCTGGCGGGCGCCGTCGCGCGTCCAGACGCCCGCCGCCAGTCCGTAGAGGGTGCTGTTTGCCAGGCGCACCGCGTCGGCTTCGTCGGTGAACGGCATGGCGGCGAGCACCGGCCCGAACACTTCTTCGCGTGCAAGGCGGTGCGTGTCGGGCACGTCGCGCAGCAGCGTGGGCGCCTGATAGAACCCCGCCTGCGGGGCGCTGCTGACGACTTCGCCTTGCGACATCACGGCGATGCCGTCATGCTGGGCTTCCGAAAGGAAGTCCCACACGCGTTGTTGCTGACGCGCATTGATGAGCGGGCCAAGATCGAGATCGTCCTGCGACGGCCCCACGCGCAGCGCGGCGAACGCCTCGGCCAGATGCGCTAGCATGGATTCGTAGGCGTCGTGCTGCACGAGCAGGCGGCTGCCGGCGGAGCACGTCTGCCCGGCGTTCTGCACGATGGCGTTCACGACCGCGGGCAGCACGGCGTCCATATCCGCATCGGCGAACACGATCTGGGGCGACTTGCCGCCGAGTTCCAGCGTGACCGGCGTGTGGTTTTCCGCGGCCATCTGCGAGATGAGCGTGCCGGTCGCGGGCGAGCCGGTAAACGAGATGTGATCGATGCCCGGGTGCCGCGCGAGCGCCGCACCGGCCTCCGCGCCGTAGCCCGTCACGATATTGAGCGCCCCCGGCGGCAGGCCGGCTTCGAGCGACAGCTCGGCCACCCGCAGCAGCGACAGGCAGGCGTCCTCCGCCGGTTTGACCACACAGGCGTTGCCGGTGGCGAGCGCCGCGGCCACGCTGCGTCCGAAGATCTGCAGCGGGTAGTTCCACGGAATGATGTGACCCGTCACACCGTGCGGCTCGCGCACCGTGAAGACCGTAAAGCCCTGCTGATAAGGAATCGTTTCGCCGTGCAGCTTGTCCGCCGCGCCGGCGTAGAACTCGAAGTAGCGCACGATCGCGGCCGCGTCGGCGCGCGCCTGCTTGAGCGGTTTGCCGGTGTCGCGCGCTTCGAGTTGCGCCAGTTCCTCGTGATGTTTCGCCAGCGAGTTGGACAGCGCATGGAGAATGCGGCCGCGCTCGGCAGCGGCAAGGCGTCCCCAATCGCCGTCGAAGGCCGCACGCGCAGCTTTCACGGCACGGTCGATGTCTTCGGCGTCGCCGCGGGCAATGTGAGTGAACGGTTGACCGTCGGAGGGATCGAGAACGGGGATGGCTGGGCTTTTCGCGGGCGCGACCCATTGATTGCCGATGAAGTGTGTTGCTTCGGGCATGTCGACTGCACCTCGTGTCGGATTGGACTCGGGTTGGACGATGAGGAGCGCCGCAGGTGTTGTCACCGCGGCGTCGCCGACCATTATCACTTAACTGGGAAGCGCGTTGACCGTCATACAGGTCACATCCGCATAAACACCTAAAACGATTGCATAGCAATTAAAGATATTTTATTGCAATTTTTTCTAGCCTATCCTTGATCACATCGAATCGTCAGACGGACGTCTGGCCGGGCACCGCAGCCTGCACACATCGCCAGCGAAGTCGTGCGGCATGGCGTCCGAACGAGCATTCAGGCCGTCCAGGCCTACGCTATTCAGGAGCAGGCAGGCAATGAACGATGCAGTGACGCGCGAGACGCTGGTAGGGCGCTTGCAGGACGCACTTGGCGCGACGGCAGTGCTGAGCGGCGAGACCGACACCGCCGGGTACACGGAAGACTGGCGCGGCCGCTATCGCGGCGATGCGCTGTGCGTCGTGCTGCCGTCGTCCACCGAGCAGGTCAGCGCGGTGGTGAAGCTGTGCGCCGCCGCCGGCGTGCCGATCCTGCCGCAAGGCGGCAACACGAGTCTGTGCGGCGGCGCCGTGCCGCCCACGGACGGCCCGGCCCCTGTCATTCTCAATCTCGCGCGCATGCGCCACATCCGTCAGGTGGATGCGGCCAACGGCTCCATGATCGTCGAAGCCGGATGCATCCTGAAAACCGTGCAGGAGACGGCGGCCGACGCCGGCCGTCTGTATCCGGTCAGCCTGGGGGCGGAAGGCTCGTGCCAGATCGGCGGCACGCTCTCGACGAACGCCGGCGGCACGAGCGTGCTGCGCTACGGCAACACGCGCGAGAACGTGCTGGGCCTCGAAGTCGTGCTGGCCGACGGCACCATCTGGGATGGTCTGCGCGCACTGCGCAAGGACAACACCGGCATCGATCTCAAGCATCTGTTCATCGGCGCGGAAGGCACGCTGGGCATTATCACCGCGGCGGCGCTCAAGCTGCATCCGCTTCCCACGCACCATGCGCTCGCCTGGTTCGCGCCGCGTGATCCGGCCGCCGCGTTGCGCATCCTCGGCATGTTCCAGAGCGCGTGCGCATCGCGCCTGTCCGCCTTCGAGATCATGAATCGCCACCAGCTCGATCTGGTGCTGGAGAACGTGCCCAATCGCCGCAACCCGCTCGCCGGTGCGCATCCGTGGCACGTGCTCGTCGAACTGAGCGACACCCGCGACGCCGACGCGCTGGAAGCCGTGCTTACCGAAACGCTCGGCGAGGCCATCGAGCAAGGTCTCGTCGACGATGCCGTCATCGCCGCGAACGAGACGCAGCGCGCCGATCTCTGGGAGGTTCGCCACAGCGTGAGCGAGGCGAACAAGAAGGCGGCCGTCGGTCTTACGACGGACTGCGCCGTGCCGGTCTCGAGCGTGCCCGAATTCATCGATGCCGCCACGCGCGCGGTCCACGCCGTCGTGCCCGGGCTCGACATCGCCATCGTCGGCCACATGGGCGACGGCAACGTTCACTTCATCCCGATGTTCTCGTTCGCAGCCTGGGCGGCGCTGGCCGACAGCGCGGCGATGGGCGACGCCATGCGCGCCTGTGTGAACGATGTGGCCGCGCGTCTGGCGGGCACGTTCAGTGCGGAGCATGGTGTCGGGCAGACGGGGCTGCCGCTCATGCAACGCTACAAATCGACGGCCGAGCTGGCGCTCATGCGCACGCTCAAGGCCGCGCTAGATCCCAACCAGTTGTTCAACCCGGGGCGCCTCGTTCCCTGACCGGAGACCATGATGAAACGCAAGACCTCCGCAAGCCCGCTCGACATCACCGACAACACCGCGGCGTCGCTCGCACAACCGGGCCGTCGCACGGCCATGAAGACGGCCCTCGTCGGCGCCGCCGCCGTGGCGTTTCCGTTCGTGTGGACGCCCTCGCGCGCCGCCGGCAAGCGCATCGTCGTGCGCGACGACGGTGGCATCTACACCAAGGCATACGACGCGGTGTACTACAAGCCGTTCGCCAAGGCGACCGGCATCGAGGTCGTGGGCGTGCAGGCCAACGCGGAGCCGACCGCGCAGATCAAGAGCATGGTCGAGGCGGGCAGCTATACGTGGGACATGGCCAAGATCAGCCAGCCCGCGATCCTGCTGCTCACCTCGGGCGGCAAGGAATACCTCGAGCGCCACGGTCTCGAGTCCGATCCGATCGTCTCGAAGATTCCGCCGCAATACATGTCGCCGTTCGGCGTGGGCACCAACGTCTACTCGACCGTGCTCGCCTATCGCACCGATGCCTTCAAGGGCCGCAAGGCGCCGGCGTCGTGGGCCGACCTGTGGAACGTGAAGGACTTCCCGGGCCGCCGTTCGATTCGCAAGTATCCGTTCGACACCATCGAAGAGGCGCTGCTCGCCGACGGCGTGGCCGCGGGTTCGGTCTATCCGTGCGACTTCGACCGTGCGTTCAAGAGCCTGGACAAGATCGCCAAGCACGTCGACGTGTGGTGGACCACCGGCGCGCAGGTCGAGCAGATGCTCGGCTCGGGCGAAGTCGACATGGTCGCCACGTGGGCCTCGCGGGCGCAGTCGGCGCAGGCGAACGGCGTACCGGTGCAGATCGTGTGGAACCAGAACATCTGGGGCTG
The Pandoraea pulmonicola DNA segment above includes these coding regions:
- a CDS encoding SDR family oxidoreductase → MRLQEKVAIVTGAGSGFGEGIARTFAREGAAVIVNDLNRSAGERVAAEIADAGGRASFVHGDVSREEDHVTLLDEAVTRFGHLDIVVNNAGTTHRNKPLLEVTEAEFDRVYAVNVKGIFWSARAVMPYFLQRGGGVMINIASTAGVRPRPGLVWYNGSKGAVITASKAMAAEFGPHNIRVNCVNPVIGDTGLTAEFMGVPNTPENRAKFLAGIPLGRFSTPQDIANACLYLASDEAAFITGVCLEVDGGRCI
- a CDS encoding aldehyde dehydrogenase family protein; this translates as MPEATHFIGNQWVAPAKSPAIPVLDPSDGQPFTHIARGDAEDIDRAVKAARAAFDGDWGRLAAAERGRILHALSNSLAKHHEELAQLEARDTGKPLKQARADAAAIVRYFEFYAGAADKLHGETIPYQQGFTVFTVREPHGVTGHIIPWNYPLQIFGRSVAAALATGNACVVKPAEDACLSLLRVAELSLEAGLPPGALNIVTGYGAEAGAALARHPGIDHISFTGSPATGTLISQMAAENHTPVTLELGGKSPQIVFADADMDAVLPAVVNAIVQNAGQTCSAGSRLLVQHDAYESMLAHLAEAFAALRVGPSQDDLDLGPLINARQQQRVWDFLSEAQHDGIAVMSQGEVVSSAPQAGFYQAPTLLRDVPDTHRLAREEVFGPVLAAMPFTDEADAVRLANSTLYGLAAGVWTRDGARQMRLARSIRAGQVFINNYGAGGGVELPFGGMKHSGHGREKGFEALYGFTTLKTVAIRHG
- a CDS encoding ABC transporter substrate-binding protein codes for the protein MKTALVGAAAVAFPFVWTPSRAAGKRIVVRDDGGIYTKAYDAVYYKPFAKATGIEVVGVQANAEPTAQIKSMVEAGSYTWDMAKISQPAILLLTSGGKEYLERHGLESDPIVSKIPPQYMSPFGVGTNVYSTVLAYRTDAFKGRKAPASWADLWNVKDFPGRRSIRKYPFDTIEEALLADGVAAGSVYPCDFDRAFKSLDKIAKHVDVWWTTGAQVEQMLGSGEVDMVATWASRAQSAQANGVPVQIVWNQNIWGCDNWSILKGTPNAAACREFIKFASDPKRQAELVKYFPAGMTQPEAFNYVKPEVAKNCPTFPENIKSGVQINAKFWQQNQSVALERFNRWILT
- a CDS encoding FAD-binding oxidoreductase — translated: MNDAVTRETLVGRLQDALGATAVLSGETDTAGYTEDWRGRYRGDALCVVLPSSTEQVSAVVKLCAAAGVPILPQGGNTSLCGGAVPPTDGPAPVILNLARMRHIRQVDAANGSMIVEAGCILKTVQETAADAGRLYPVSLGAEGSCQIGGTLSTNAGGTSVLRYGNTRENVLGLEVVLADGTIWDGLRALRKDNTGIDLKHLFIGAEGTLGIITAAALKLHPLPTHHALAWFAPRDPAAALRILGMFQSACASRLSAFEIMNRHQLDLVLENVPNRRNPLAGAHPWHVLVELSDTRDADALEAVLTETLGEAIEQGLVDDAVIAANETQRADLWEVRHSVSEANKKAAVGLTTDCAVPVSSVPEFIDAATRAVHAVVPGLDIAIVGHMGDGNVHFIPMFSFAAWAALADSAAMGDAMRACVNDVAARLAGTFSAEHGVGQTGLPLMQRYKSTAELALMRTLKAALDPNQLFNPGRLVP